From the genome of Parasteatoda tepidariorum isolate YZ-2023 chromosome X1, CAS_Ptep_4.0, whole genome shotgun sequence, one region includes:
- the LOC139427101 gene encoding uncharacterized protein, which produces MPTDTEVMRVAVETPPVWRDNIELWFSNIESQFEIATITADGTKFHHVVSALDSELSSFVSDIIKNPPAEDSYVALKKRLIDQFSDSESARIRILLSDMSLGDLRQSQLLHKMTHLSATKVSDEVLKMLWLQRLPLNIQQILSVSSDKLESLATIADKISEIAIITPTISAMQDDSDRISRLEATAAELNKTIKRLSSFRSKSPRSRLRSKSPARKQYSTCWYHFKFGNKALKCKQPCNFQEN; this is translated from the coding sequence ATGCCTACTGATACTGAAGTCATGCGTGTGGCTGTTGAAACACCTCCTGTTTGGAGGGATAATATAGAGTTGTGGTTTAGTAACATTGAGTCCCAATTCGAAATTGCAACCATCACTGCGGACGGAACAAAATTTCACCATGTTGTTTCTGCATTGGACAGTGAACTTTCGTCTTTTGTCTCTGACATAATTAAAAACCCTCCGGCTGAAGATTCCTACGTAGCGCTCAAAAAGCGTCTAATCGATCAGTTTTCCGATTCTGAAAGTGCTCGTATTAGGATTTTATTATCTGATATGTCGTTGGGTGATCTGAGACAGTCTCAACTTTTACACAAAATGACTCACTTGTCCGCTACTAAAGTTTCAGATGAGGTACTTAAAATGCTCTGGCTTCAACGTTTACCATTAAacattcaacaaattttatcagTCAGTTCGGATAAGTTAGAAAGTTTGGCTACAATAGCCGACAAAATCTCTGAAATTGCTATTATAACCCCTACAATTTCCGCAATGCAAGATGACTCAGATAGAATTAGTAGACTAGAAGCAACTGCTGCCGAACTGAATAAAACCATAAAGAGACTTTCATCATTTAGGTCAAAGTCTCCCAGAAGTAGATTGCGAAGCAAGTCTCCAGCGAGAAAACAGTATTCTACGTGCTGGTACCATTTTAAATTCGGAAATAAAGCGCTGAAATGCAAGCAACCATGCAATTTTCAGGAAAACTAG